Proteins from a single region of Lates calcarifer isolate ASB-BC8 linkage group LG19, TLL_Latcal_v3, whole genome shotgun sequence:
- the LOC108892515 gene encoding LOW QUALITY PROTEIN: thrombospondin-1-like (The sequence of the model RefSeq protein was modified relative to this genomic sequence to represent the inferred CDS: deleted 1 base in 1 codon) — MMLCGIFLLLMLWSCEGAILAESRDDNSVYDLFDLARVNKRHHGVSLVKGADPYSPAYKVLNADLIPPVPDSSFRDLLDSIQAERGFLLLVNLKQFKKTRGTLLTIEKNDGSGPVFEIISNGKANTLDVVSYTMDQQHLMSIEDADLATGHWKNITLFVQDDRAQLFVGCDEINVSEMDVPIHKVLSQEVADIARLRIGKGAVKDRFMGVLQNVRFVFGTTLDAILRNKGCQTGATLTDVMTLDNPVNGSSPAIRNDYTSHKAKDLQTVCGFSCEHIASMFKELKGLGVVVKQLSNELRKVSEDSTLLMNQINIHSGVCFHNGIVYKDKDEWTVDGCTECTCQNSATVCRKISCPLIPCANATVADGECCPRCPSVEIGWSPWSEWTHCSVTCGRGIQQRGRSCDRINSNCEGTSVQTRDCYPQECDKRFKQDGGWSHWSPWSSCSVTCGEGVITRIRLCNSPTPQMGGKDCQGEGRQTEVCKKSPCPIDGGWGPWSPWDTCTVTCGGGIQNRKRRCSDPVPKYGGKDCVGDATMSQVCNKQECPIDGCLSNPCFPGTKCTSFADGSFKCGKCPLGYTGNGITCKDIDECKEVPDACHTYNGVHRCENTEPGYNCLPCPARFSGPQPFGRGVEQATAKKQVCTPRNPCQDGSHNCNKNANCIYLGVFSESMFRCECKPGYAGNGRICGEDSDLDGWPNIDLLCVENATYHCKKDNCPNLPNSGQEDHDKDGLGDECDHDDDNDGIPDDRDNCPRVYNPAQYDADRDDVGDRCDNCVFEANTDQTDTDNNGEGDACAVDIDGDGILNENDNCPYVYNVDQRDTDRDGVGDHCDNCPLEHNPDQIDSDSDLVGDKCDNNQDIDEDGHQNNLDNCPYIPNANQADHDKDGKGDACDHDDDNDGIPDEKDNCRLVFNPDQLDSDGNGRGDACKDDFDQDNVLDIYDVCPENFAISETDFRRFQMVPLDPKGTSQIDPNWVVRHQGKELVQTVNCDPGIAVGYDEFSAVDFSGTFFINTDRDDDYAGFVFGYQSSSRFYTVMWKQITQTYWSHTPTRAQGYSGLSIKVVNSTTGPGEHLRNALWHTGDTPGQVRTLWHDPKNIGWKDFTAYRWHLTHRPKTGLIRVVMYEGKRIMADSGNIYDKTYAGGRLGLYVFSQEMVYFSDLKYECRDT; from the exons ATGATGCTGTGTGGCATCTTTTTGCTGTTGATGCTTTGGAGTTGTGAAGGGGCAATACTGGCAG AGAGTCGAGATGATAACAGTGTGTATGACTTATTTGATCTGGCCCGGGTAAACAAGAGACACCACGGAGTGAGTCTGGTCAAAGGCGCGGATCCCTACAGCCCCGCATACAAAGTCCTGAACGCGGACCTGATCCCCCCCGTCCCCGACAGCTCCTTCAGGGACCTCCTCGACTCCATCCAGGCCGAGAGGGGCTTCCTCCTCCTGGTCAACCTGAAGCAGTTCAAGAAAACCAGGGGCACCCTTTTGACCATCGAGAAGAATGACGGATCCGGACCCGTTTTCGAGATCATTTCCAACGGCAAGGCGAACACCCTGGACGTGGTCTCCTACACCATGGACCAACAGCACCTCATGTCCATCGAGGATGCCGATTTGGCCACAGGACACTGGAAGAACATCACGCTGTTCGTTCAAGATGACAGGGCTCAGCTTTTTGTTGGCTGCGATGAGATCAACGTGTCAGAGATGGATGTGCCGATCCACAAAGTGCTGTCCCAGGAGGTGGCAGACATCGCCAGGCTCAGGATTGGAAAGGGAGCTGTGAAGGACAGATTTATG GGAGTCCTTCAGAATGTGCGCTTTGTCTTTGGGACCACTCTTGATGCCATACTAAGAAATAAGGGATGCCAGACTGGAG CCACCTTAACTGATGTCATGACCCTGGACAACCCAGTCAACGGCTCCAGCCCCGCCATTAGGAATGATTACACCAGCCACAAAGCCAAAG ATCTGCAGACTGTCTGTGGCTTCTCTTGCGAGCACATCGCCAGCATGTTTAAGGAGCTCAAGGGCCTCGGCGTGGTCGTTAAACAGCTGTCTAACGAGCTCCGCAAAGTG TCTGAGGATAGCACACTGCTGATGAATCAAATTAACATCCATAGTGGAGTTTGCTTCCACAACGGCATCGTGTACAAGGACAAAGATGAATGGACCGTGGACGGCTGCACCGAGTGCACCTGCCAG AACTCTGCCACTGTATGTCGCAAAATCTCCTGCCCTCTCATCCCATGTGCCAACGCCACTGTGGCCGACGGAGAGTGCTGCCCTCGCTGTC CAAGCGTTGAGATTGGATGGTCTCCCTGGTCTGAATGGACCCATTGTTCGGTGACTTGCGGCCGTGGCATCCAGCAGCGTGGACGCTCCTGCGACCGCATCAACAGCAACTGTGAGGGCACCTCTGTCCAGACCCGTGACTGCTACCCGCAGGAATGTGACAAGCGCT TCAAACAGGATGGTGGTTGGAGTCACTGGTCTCCCTGGTCTTCTTGCTCTGTCACCTGCGGTGAGGGGGTCATCACCCGGATCCGCCTCTGCAACTCCCCCACACCCCAGATGGGCGGCAAGGACTGCCAGGGAGAGGGACGTCAAACTGAAGTCTGTAAGAAGTCGCCCTGCCCTA tCGATGGAGGATGGGGACCTTGGTCACCATGGGACACCTGCACTGTTACCTGTGGTGGAGGAATCCAGAATCGCAAACGTCGCTGCTCTGACCCTGTCCCCAAATACGGCGGAAAGGATTGTGTTGGTGACGCCACTATGTCTCAAGTGTGCAACAAGCAGGAGTGTCCCATTG ACGGTTGTCTGTCCAACCCATGCTTCCCTGGCACAAAGTGCACCAGCTTTGCTGATGGCTCCTTCAAATGTGGCAAGTGTCCACTTGGCTACACTGGGAATGGCATCACCTGCAAGGACATTGATGAATGTAAAGAGGTCCCCGATGCCTGTCACACTTACAACGGAGTCCATCGCTGTGAGAACACAGAGCCTGGTTACAACTGTCTGCCTTGCCCTGCACGTTTCTCCGGTCCCCAGCCGTTCGGGAGAGGAGTGGAACAGGCAACTGCCAAAAAACAG GTTTGCACACCCCGTAACCCTTGCCAGGATGGTAGCCACAACTgcaataaaaatgcaaactgcatCTACTTGGGTGTCTTCTCCGAATCCATGTTCCGCTGCGAGTGTAAGCCAGGGTATGCTGGGAACGGCCGTATTTGCGGAGAGGACAGCGATCTGGATGGATGGCCCAACATTGACCTGCTGTGTGTGGAGAATGCTACCTACCACTGCAAGAAG GATAACTGCCCCAACCTTCCCAACTCTGGCCAGGAAGATCATGATAAAGATGGCCTGGGTGATGAATGTGAccatgatgatgacaatgatgggATCCCCGATGATAGG GATAACTGCCCAAGAGTGTACAACCCTGCCCAGTATGACGCAGACAGGGATGATGTTGGCGACCGCTGTGACAACTGTGTGTTCGAGGCTAACACTGACCAAACCGACACAGACAACAACGGAGAGGGTGATGCCTGTGCTGTTGACATTGATGGTGATG GCATCCTGAATGAAAACGACAACTGCCCTTACGTTTACAACGTGGACCAGAGAGATACTGATAGAGATGGCGTGGGAGACCATTGTGACAACTGCCCTCTGGAGCACAACCCTGATCAG ATCGACTCTGACTCAGATCTCGTAGGAGACAAGTGCGACAACAACCAGGACATTGATGAGGACGGTCACCAGAACAACTTGGACAACTGCCCCTACATCCCCAACGCCAACCAGGCAGACCACGACAAGGATGGCAAGGGTGATGCCTGTGACCATGACGATGACAATGACGGCATTCCTGATGAAAAAGACAACTGTCGACTGGTCTTTAACCCTGATCAACTGGACTCTGATG GTAATGGCCGTGGTGATGCGTGCAAAGACGATTTTGACCAAGACAATGTTCTGGACATCTATGACGTTTGCCCAGAGAACTTCGCCATCAGCGAAACAGACTTCCGCAGATTCCAGATGGTTCCTCTGGACCCCAAAGGCACCTCTCAGATTGACCCTAACTGGGTGGTCCGGCATCAGGGCAAGGAGTTGGTCCAGACTGTCAACTGCGATCCTGGCATTGCTGTTG GTTACGATGAGTTCAGTGCAGTGGACTTCAGTGGAACGTTCTTcatcaacacagacagagacgACGATTACGCTGGGTTCGTGTTTGGCTACCAGTCCAGCTCACGCTTCTACACAGTCATGTGGAAACAGATCACACAGACCTACTGGTCGCACACACCCACAAGAGCTCAAGGCTACTCTGGCCTGTCAATCAAAGTGGTCAACTCCACCACTGGCCCCGGTGAGCATCTGAGGAATGCCCTGTGGCACACCGGAGACACCCcaggacag GTGCGCACTCTGTGGCACGACCCCAAGAACATTGGCTGGAAAGAC TTCACCGCCTACAGGTGGCACCTGACCCACAGACCCAAAACTGGACTTATTAG AGTGGTCATGTATGAGGGCAAGAGAATCATGGCTGATTCTGGAAACATCTACGACAAGACCTACGCTGGTGGGCGACTAGGCTTGTACGTCTTCTCTCAGGAGATGGTTTACTTCTCAGACCTCAAATATGAATGCAGAG ATACATAA